The DNA sequence TTTTacaatatgaaaaatatattaaaagattgaaaAAATTGATCTATGAGATGATATATGTTTTAAAATTTAGTAGTAATGTGAATTCACAAGTTCGATCAAGATTAAATAGTGAGTTCGATTAGAATCCAAGAATTAGCCAATGAATGTAAATGGTCTAATCCGAAATATAATAtcacataaaattatatatatatatatatatatatataatcttattatataatattatattatattataagaagATGAGAACGCAGCTCGTGAGGCCAAACCGCGATATAGACAGCCCATCCGATTCCCACCACAAGTTGAAAGCTTATCCAATTGATAACCATATTGCCCCATAGCCAGTAGATAATAATACTTTCCTTCAGAAACAAATGCATATAAATATACAATTAGTATTTGTTATATTTATCCCACTAAATTTAAGTTTAACATATACTTTCCTACAAAatccaaaatattatttaaatatcacTAGTTATAGTTTATTTTCGTTTATTGACGaaacttcaaatattttttttgcccTTCGAAACTATTATTGCATATATTTCCATAAattaatttctttattttccctctttatacttaatattttaataacagGATATTTAAGTATTTTTAAAGCCAACGTCAGTGACATATATGAgggttaaaatattttatatgatatatattatttaGGAGGGGTTGGGTATAGATATAtatgtgtctgtgtgtgtgtgtgtgtggtgtgtgtgtgtgtagcctCCGTGAAATGAAACCCAAATCCGGTAGGAAATGATGATCAAACACGGCGCTGGCCAATGGGGAGGGAGCATTTGATCGACCCCGCTCAGCCACAAGCGGAGATGCGGAGGGACACGTGGCGCTGCACCAACCCAACACTAAGCTACCCGTGGTCGGTCAGAACAAACAGACCGCCGTGAGTCCTACAGCACCCCGCTCACCGTGGGAAGTCGAAAGAAGAGGAGTAGAACGGCGGCGGCGGCCCTTTGGTTCGGTTCCTCGGCGACGGATCcggtggatctgcgatgttagcGTCGGATTTCGAGCTATCGGAAAGTTTGGGTTTGGGGTTTGAGATTTCTTGCTTCTCGGAGGATGTTTGATTGGGACGACCAGCATCAGGTCCCTCACGACTTTCCCCTTTCCTTTTCTCTTCCCTTTTGTGCTAGCTTGCTTTTTCGTTCTAATTTTGAATATGGCTTCTTGAAATTGGATCGTGGAGCGAAATCGACTCGTTTAATAATCCACTTCAAATCGAACATATTGCTGGATTGATAACTTTTTTCTTCTGGAAACGAGAAAAACATCAACTTTTAGCATTTCTTGAACTCTTAATGTAGTATGTGCTTGTAGATGAGTTTTGCAGCTGTTCTTAGGGTTTTAAATAACTCTAGATCTGCTTCTTGTAGTTGGAAACCGGGTCATGGTTAGATGATTATGTGGCAGCCAGAAGCAGATAAAATGTGAAGACGAAGTGAAAAAAACATGCTTGGGTAAacaaataaacatatatatatatatatatatatatatatatatatatatatatatatatatatatatatatatatatatatattcagttaTACGCTTTGAAAACATAGTCAATTAACCAACAATACATCCATAGCATATTCAATAAATTCCATTACATCTTCAAGGTTTCATAACATTTCAATACAAGTAACATTTATGCAGAACAAATCTCATTTGGAAAAATCCTAAACATATATAATTGTTTTCCCAAATATATTCATATTAGGAGTTATTCTTTGAATTGAAAAATCAAGACATGAACATATGAACAAACCACGACTTATTAAACATCAAGGCTTGCTACTAGCAAAATTAGATCCAAAATCAAAATTTTgctcaaaacttttaatattttattttttgcattcAGTGCCTTTCTTTGGAATACACAAGAACATCTAATCTTTCTTAGTGTTTTTTAACAAAAAGATCATAACATAGACTTTATATACTCTATAGATTATAAACTTGTTAAATAATACATATggcaaaaatattttttcaaaggaATGTAAAATCTGAATATATGTtcacaaatataaaaataattaagattacATATCATAATTTTCAAATATACGTAAGTGTAGTAAGAATATACATCTAGTAGAAGTATAGTAGTACTAACGGGTACAACCATGCTATATCATCACGACAAGTAACGTAACCATGTCTAACCCTTATGCTATTATGGTATATCAAGTAGAACCTTTTGTTGAATTTTTAAGTTTTGTTTTGGCATGTAAAATCACTAACCTAACTTCTATTGATAGGCAAAATTATATTCCATGAAAATTCCAAATTGTCTAATTTTGGAGGAGCATCCCCTGAACAAAGATGTGCCTTTTCTATGGACTGAGATGAGGAGACTGAGATTTGTTATTTTTCAGTCTTCTTCTTGGATGTCTAGGACATAACTTTATCTGACTATTTCATCATTTTATTTGAATTAACTCTGGGACAATGCTACATTGATCTGCTCGGCTATATGTTCATGTATTGGATGTTTGTTGGAGTAGATGCTAGATGTTTTGACCAGTAATCTTGCTATATTATGTTCTAGGTTGATCTTATTACACCTCATGTAATCAACATTCTTGAAATGAAAAAGTGTCTCACATTGGTTTGTAAAAGCATATAAAGCTATTAGTTGTTTCAAATAACTAAGCTGAGCTTATGATCATCAAGCTAAGCTTCAGTAATTTGGTTTTCCATGCTTcaaagttcaaagttcaaactatATCTGATGTTGTCCTTCGACACTCATGGGTCTATATCTTAATCCAGCATGCATGCTTTAGTGAATGTATAACCTTTGACAAAGCATCATGTCAGGGGATTATGGCCTATCAAAATCATTTCATCTTTTAGAGTCCACCTCCCGGACCTATTGAATCTACAACTTATTGATAATGATAATCAAGCCAAAGATACACTCAGTGGAAGGTACCACTAAATTAAGGCCAAACTTATCCTCCTAAGAATGGAAACTTAGTATCATTGAAGTTTTGAACATAGAAAGACTgaaaccaagaaaaagaaaatagaaaataaaaagaaaaaatatactcTAAGACGGAAAAGAAATACTATATCACTGAACACTCAGTCCAATAAGAATATCAGCCAGGACATTTTTGTATCATATGCAACCTCACTGAGAATTTTGTTGTTCCCCCCTTCCTCCCACTGCCGTCTCCCACCCACCTCCCAAAAATAAAATTCTGTGGAAGAGGAGAATTATTAGGCCATCTCTAAAATGATCACCTTCACCAGGGCCATGAGTAAGAGTGAAAGACTTACATTTGTAACAGGCAAAATAATTATCCATATTTTGTTTAAAAATCTGAAGAATTCAAGCTTATGGGCTTTCGTCCTTAAAGatgtttcattttctttcttctttgtatGTATTATGTTTCTGATGCCTTATATGTAATATTTTTCCTTAACCTAGTGCTACTTATATAGTTTCACTATTATCTTTTATGTCATAAGCAGAGACTCTTGTTACAGTCCAAATAATTTGTCAAACCTCATCTCTGTACTTTTGGATAGTTTAATATGATTTAATGTTCCCTTTGTAATCTAGTGTTGTCAGCAAAACTTTGGGATGTATCACTTCTAAATTGAGGCAAGAATTGCATCTTAGCCTACAATCTCCAAACAAAGCAGTCAGATCTATGTGCATGTCATTTTAACTATATAAGAAGAAATTCATTTGCTTGACTTCTGTTAAATTTAAACTGAAAAAAATATTCATGTGTTTCAGTATCCATTTCTTTTTTAATCTAACAATATCTGTATGCTGACTTTTGCTATTCTTATTGGGAATTTTTAGGTAGGGGAGTCTATATGGGCTGAATTTCCTGAGAATGAGGATGATATTGTCCCTTTTCCTAAGGGTGCCGAAGAGAGTACATTATCTATTTTGGGGAATTATGGCAGGAAACAGAGAAATGAAGAAGCAAGCATTGGCTTAAGGTCCAATGAACAGAGTTCAGGATCCAAAAATAATTTTCTGGAGAGTAATCAGGACAATAATTCTACTTTTATTACAAATGAAGAACTTTCTGCTGCACAACTTGATGCAGATTCATGGCCTGATTTGCCTTCTTTAAGCACTGCACTTGATAGAGAATACAATGATCCTTGTAATAGAGGGTCTTTGGGAACACATCTGATGCTTGATATCAGTGAAGCAACAAACCTTGACAAAATGAGAGGTAAATCCGTGTCACTCTAGTGGTGTTCTGTCACATGAATGTGACATGatgaaataaaatttattttttgagcaTGTACAGTGCAGCTAGATGGTCCATCTGAAATGTTTGGTAATGACAAAGATGAGAAAGATAATGAGAGTTACCTTGATTGTGACTGGGCTCATATTGGAGATATTGAAGATCTTGACAAAATATTCAGGTATCTCCTTTAACCATGTTTGCTCATTTAGTTTATCAACAAAAAATGTCATTCTTATCCTTGCGTGCAGTGGAAATGACTCCATATTTGGACATGAAATGGTTGGCAGTGCAGCAGAGTTTCTGTCAGCATCTTCTGATGTGGTTAATAGCACTATACAGTCAATTCCTCTGCCCGTAAGTTTGTCTCTTGTTTTAACAAATCACTAAAGCAAACTTATCAATAGCTTACAATTTGTGTTTTTGTTATGGCTTCTTACTTTAGAAAGATGGAAAATTGACCCTGATTTATTATGACAACAGGATATGCCATTAAGCAAGGACCAACATTTTGGCCTGGATCCTTCCTCTTTGCATCTTGATGAACTTTCTTCTGGGAAAGAAATTCCAGAAGATAAGGTACATATATGAAGATTTGATTGTTCTTTAAATTCCTTAGCAGGTATTCCAGTTGGCTACATATCTTATTTACTTCAACAGACAGCAGATAGTACTCTCAGAACTGGAAGCAAATACTGTGAAGCACAAAATCTGTTTTCAAATAAGGTAAATTTTTCTTGACTTCCTCTAAGAATATTTTCCATTTTACATCTGTAGTTCAACATTTCATGTGGACATGGTTAGTGCTTTCAACATGACATGTTCTCACTATTAGCATTTGCAGTCTAATAGCCAAAAGAGACCTCTGATGTCAGATAAAAAAGCTGAAGAAAAAGAGAAGGCTAAACACTTAAAAAACATTAGTGCCACATGGTCCTGCAACACAAACGAAAGCCAGCAACTTCCAAGCTCTACCATGAGTACTTGCTCTGAAACTCCAACAAAAACTTTTCAGACAACAGTACAAAGGCAAGTCAGAGCTCCTGCTAACAATGGACAGCTAGACTCCCCAAATCTGTTTATGTTTTGTGGCGATGGATATGCAGCATATCCTTTCCAACATGTTTATATGAAAAGGAACCAAGAAAAACCACTTTCTTTTGGTCATAAGCCTTTAATGTATTTCCCAAAGAGTTCAAACGCATTAGATAGCCCATCTGATATGGCTTCAAGACAACCGAAAATGACGCCCCAAGAAAAGATAGAAAAGCTGAGAAGGCGTCAGCAAATACAGGCAATGCTTGCCATtcagcagcaacagcaacaatTTGCTCATCCAAATACCGCTATTGATTCATTGGTTCCCCAAGTGTGCTCATCTAGGAAACAGACTCAGGAATCTATGACTACCTCATCTGCAGTCGATGGTAGTGCAAATAAGCTTACATCACCAGAACAGAACATACTATTTGATCAAGAAGAGTCCTGGAGGGTCTCCACCATAAATGAGGATCACTCTCTAGAAGAAATGATATATTATCAGCTTCAAGATGCTCTCGGGCAGGCAGGATTCTCTTTCATGtagtatttttttctcatttgcttTAAGATCCAAGCAATTTGATCTAATGCAAAAATAGTTGTCTTCTTTACCCAGTTGGACATTAGAATCCGGCTTTGTATTCGAGATAGTTTGTTTCGTCTAGCACGAAGTGCTATGGAAAGACAAAGTGCTAGTGACACAAGTAGTTCGAACAAAAATAGTAGGGATGAAGAAGAGCTTCCGGCATATGATGAGACAAAGAGGCTATGTAGGTGAGTTTACCTAAATAGGGCTTAGTCTAATGTTTTTTCATGATTGGTAATCTGTATTTGCATTAGCTTTCTTGAAAGTCAGTTCTTTTTAGCCATTAATATACAAGTTAACACTTCTTTATCAAACTTTAAATACTTTTACTTGTTCCTTCAAAGAAATTACCATCTACTAACTTATAATCTCATGGATGTTCACAACCTAGGTTTATTCTTTATATGTTTTTTTAATCCTATTCTAAGTATCTTCTCTAATTGGTAGTTCCTTCTCAAAGTTTGATTGCTTTACAATGATATTGTAATTTTCCATGAGTAATCTTACGCCTTTTTTCTCCTAAATCAATTACGGTAAAACCTCCTTCTCAAGCTTTGTAGTTTCTTTACTTTGTTAGACAAGTTTAGTGCCTCTTATTCTCTGGCCCAGTTAGGTATGTATTTTATATCTCATTCTCTAAATGCCTTAAAAAATGTTGTTGTGGATTTCCGCGCTTTATATCCTATAGCCAATGGCAATTTAGCCATTGTAGCATATCAAAGCACAATTGTGTTTATACCCTTCATTTTCTTCAAATCTGTATTGCTTGTGCTTAACCTCTCTATAAGTCTTATATTAATCCATCAAATTTATAAAGATTTAATGTGCAAGATAACCTTTTCTCCATCCCCTTGTATTTTCTAAAATTGAGTTACAAGGAGAATGGTTGGACATGCTAAGAAAAAGAACATGCCTACTATCTTGAATTAAGTAATAGTATTGATAGTACTCGTTTACCATCATCTCATCtttaaa is a window from the Musa acuminata AAA Group cultivar baxijiao chromosome BXJ2-1, Cavendish_Baxijiao_AAA, whole genome shotgun sequence genome containing:
- the LOC135598564 gene encoding protein LNK2-like isoform X2 — translated: MFDWDDQHQVGESIWAEFPENEDDIVPFPKGAEESTLSILGNYGRKQRNEEASIGLRSNEQSSGSKNNFLESNQDNNSTFITNEELSAAQLDADSWPDLPSLSTALDREYNDPCNRGSLGTHLMLDISEATNLDKMRVQLDGPSEMFGNDKDEKDNESYLDCDWAHIGDIEDLDKIFSGNDSIFGHEMVGSAAEFLSASSDVVNSTIQSIPLPDMPLSKDQHFGLDPSSLHLDELSSGKEIPEDKTADSTLRTGSKYCEAQNLFSNKSNSQKRPLMSDKKAEEKEKAKHLKNISATWSCNTNESQQLPSSTMSTCSETPTKTFQTTVQRQVRAPANNGQLDSPNLFMFCGDGYAAYPFQHVYMKRNQEKPLSFGHKPLMYFPKSSNALDSPSDMASRQPKMTPQEKIEKLRRRQQIQAMLAIQQQQQQFAHPNTAIDSLVPQVCSSRKQTQESMTTSSAVDGSANKLTSPEQNILFDQEESWRVSTINEDHSLEEMIYYQLQDALGQLDIRIRLCIRDSLFRLARSAMERQSASDTSSSNKNSRDEEELPAYDETKRLCRSSVLSEAETHTNPIDRTVAHLLFKPSELFTRPVKEELPQSPVAYDPVPNASIHAQEDYPGNTGEMEMQPSA
- the LOC135598564 gene encoding protein LNK2-like isoform X1, with the translated sequence MFDWDDQHQVGESIWAEFPENEDDIVPFPKGAEESTLSILGNYGRKQRNEEASIGLRSNEQSSGSKNNFLESNQDNNSTFITNEELSAAQLDADSWPDLPSLSTALDREYNDPCNRGSLGTHLMLDISEATNLDKMRVQLDGPSEMFGNDKDEKDNESYLDCDWAHIGDIEDLDKIFSGNDSIFGHEMVGSAAEFLSASSDVVNSTIQSIPLPDMPLSKDQHFGLDPSSLHLDELSSGKEIPEDKTADSTLRTGSKYCEAQNLFSNKHLQSNSQKRPLMSDKKAEEKEKAKHLKNISATWSCNTNESQQLPSSTMSTCSETPTKTFQTTVQRQVRAPANNGQLDSPNLFMFCGDGYAAYPFQHVYMKRNQEKPLSFGHKPLMYFPKSSNALDSPSDMASRQPKMTPQEKIEKLRRRQQIQAMLAIQQQQQQFAHPNTAIDSLVPQVCSSRKQTQESMTTSSAVDGSANKLTSPEQNILFDQEESWRVSTINEDHSLEEMIYYQLQDALGQLDIRIRLCIRDSLFRLARSAMERQSASDTSSSNKNSRDEEELPAYDETKRLCRSSVLSEAETHTNPIDRTVAHLLFKPSELFTRPVKEELPQSPVAYDPVPNASIHAQEDYPGNTGEMEMQPSA
- the LOC135598564 gene encoding protein LNK2-like isoform X3, encoding MFDWDDQHQVGESIWAEFPENEDDIVPFPKGAEESTLSILGNYGRKQRNEEASIGLRSNEQSSGSKNNFLESNQDNNSTFITNEELSAAQLDADSWPDLPSLSTALDREYNDPCNRGSLGTHLMLDISEATNLDKMRVQLDGPSEMFGNDKDEKDNESYLDCDWAHIGDIEDLDKIFSAAEFLSASSDVVNSTIQSIPLPDMPLSKDQHFGLDPSSLHLDELSSGKEIPEDKTADSTLRTGSKYCEAQNLFSNKHLQSNSQKRPLMSDKKAEEKEKAKHLKNISATWSCNTNESQQLPSSTMSTCSETPTKTFQTTVQRQVRAPANNGQLDSPNLFMFCGDGYAAYPFQHVYMKRNQEKPLSFGHKPLMYFPKSSNALDSPSDMASRQPKMTPQEKIEKLRRRQQIQAMLAIQQQQQQFAHPNTAIDSLVPQVCSSRKQTQESMTTSSAVDGSANKLTSPEQNILFDQEESWRVSTINEDHSLEEMIYYQLQDALGQLDIRIRLCIRDSLFRLARSAMERQSASDTSSSNKNSRDEEELPAYDETKRLCRSSVLSEAETHTNPIDRTVAHLLFKPSELFTRPVKEELPQSPVAYDPVPNASIHAQEDYPGNTGEMEMQPSA